One region of Streptomyces rishiriensis genomic DNA includes:
- a CDS encoding DUF4334 domain-containing protein: protein MSGGTPPVRERWNALRATAGPVDPDALDALWADLETVDASSILGSWRGFAFPTGHPVERVLARSRWHGKRFVALDDAKPLICRADDGGLYSDTTSGLGEASLWNIEFRGEVTATMAYDGMPVFDHFKRVDDTTLLGVMNGKAAAMSDSGHLFYFGLERE from the coding sequence GCGGGAGCGGTGGAACGCCCTGCGGGCCACGGCGGGCCCGGTCGACCCGGACGCGCTCGATGCCTTGTGGGCCGACCTCGAGACGGTCGATGCCTCGTCAATCCTCGGCTCCTGGCGGGGCTTCGCCTTCCCGACCGGCCATCCCGTGGAACGGGTACTCGCCCGCAGCCGGTGGCACGGCAAGCGGTTCGTCGCGCTGGACGACGCCAAACCGTTGATCTGCCGCGCGGATGACGGTGGTCTCTACTCCGACACCACGTCGGGCCTGGGCGAGGCCAGCCTCTGGAACATCGAGTTCCGTGGCGAGGTGACCGCCACCATGGCGTACGACGGTATGCCGGTCTTCGACCACTTCAAGCGGGTGGACGACACGACTCTCCTGGGCGTGATGAACGGCAAGGCTGCTGCGATGTCCGACAGCGGTCACCTCTTCTACTTCGGCCTGGAACGCGAATGA